The nucleotide window TCGCCCACCAAAGTCACAGTCAGCCGCCATGGAGCGGCCGAAGAGCAACTTCCAGTACCATCTACTGAAGAAACCGAAATATCTCTGCAAAGACGGTGGCAACGGGGATTCACGTTTCAGCACCCCGTCGGCATCTCGTGCGTCGTCACCGCAGGGCAGCGAGGAGAGCCGCCCTTCCACATCAAGACGATCGGCTCCGGCCAAGGCACCACGCTCGGCAAAGGCCACAAAGGGACGACGATCTGCGAGTGGACGAGGGCGAGGTGGAAACAGTCGAAAAAGTAAGTTCTATTTTTGCCTTCATAACGTttaaacttttcgtttcaatcaCTACATATTTTGATGTCCTCCTGTGTTTAATTAATCTActtattaaataaatgaaagaaCATCTTATATCTCGTCTGTTCTCATGTTGATAATATGCAGTTGCTAAGACCAAAAATGTGGAGATATTCTGATATTTACAACCTTCGCAGGTTACACCTACCACGAGTCGGAGTATCATTACGGCTCGGACTTTGGCGACGACAGTGACAAAAGCGACGCCTATGATGATTCCATGCGCTCGGCCAGTGATTCCGAAGACAGCCTTGCGAATGAATCCGAGTCCGATTTTTCCATTCAAAGTTTCAGTGTGTCGACGGGAGTTGTCTGCACAAAGGAGCCATCTCCGGATCCGGTGTGGCTTCAGGAACGCAATTATCCGCCATTGGAGTTGCCGGCCTCGTCGGAGGATTTGCTAGTTCCAAACAGTATTGTTCTGAAGTGTACCTCGATCTACGAAATCATCAGACGGTTCAGAAATTTGGTACGACTTTCGCCATTCCGGTTAGAGGACTTTGCGGCAGCGATCATGTGCGAAGATCAAAGCCCACTGATGACGGAGATACACGTTATGCTTCTGAAGGCTATTCTCCGGGAGGAAGATTCCCAACAGACTCACTTTGCACCTTTGGATCAGAAAGACAGTGTCAATATAGCGCTTTATTTGATAGACAATATTACGTGGCCAGAGGTGTTGCGGAGTTACATTGAAAGTGACCCTAATTTAGATCAAAAAGTTTTGGAGATACTCACAGTCAACGAGTATCCATTTGTATCAGCAGAAAAGCGTTTGACAGTGTTGCAATTTTTGACGGATCAATTCTTGGTTACCACCACAGTTCGAGACGACATGTTGCAAGAGGGTCCAATCCATTACGACGATCATTGTCGTATCTGTCACCGGTTGGGAGATTTGCTGTGCTGTGAAACTTGTCCCGCTGTTTTTCATCTGGAGTGCGTTGATCCGCCGTTGGTGGATGTTCCGAGCGAGG belongs to Armigeres subalbatus isolate Guangzhou_Male unplaced genomic scaffold, GZ_Asu_2 Contig224, whole genome shotgun sequence and includes:
- the LOC134203780 gene encoding nucleosome-remodeling factor subunit NURF301-like, which translates into the protein MSSRKSAAAAAAAGQGSSGGKRRGRPPKSQSAAMERPKSNFQYHLLKKPKYLCKDGGNGDSRFSTPSASRASSPQGSEESRPSTSRRSAPAKAPRSAKATKGRRSASGRGRGGNSRKSYTYHESEYHYGSDFGDDSDKSDAYDDSMRSASDSEDSLANESESDFSIQSFSVSTGVVCTKEPSPDPVWLQERNYPPLELPASSEDLLVPNSIVLKCTSIYEIIRRFRNLVRLSPFRLEDFAAAIMCEDQSPLMTEIHVMLLKAILREEDSQQTHFAPLDQKDSVNIALYLIDNITWPEVLRSYIESDPNLDQKVLEILTVNEYPFVSAEKRLTVLQFLTDQFLVTTTVRDDMLQEGPIHYDDHCRICHRLGDLLCCETCPAVFHLECVDPPLVDVPSEDWQCNLCKLHKVSGVMDCITAQEKQGMLCRQEMIGYDRHGRKYWFIGRRIFIETEDSSEVWYFSTVKQFEYLLSKLDPNDLEMHLCKELDERKDEIIKHMTLTETITNQQKGNKKSYIELD